Proteins from one Ranitomeya variabilis isolate aRanVar5 chromosome 1, aRanVar5.hap1, whole genome shotgun sequence genomic window:
- the LOC143793960 gene encoding uncharacterized protein LOC143793960, translating to MAAGRKRDPVWEYFNEAPSPIGKAGMRAKCKRCNKEMQGLVARMRQHHEKCSDEDDQRNTSEQAGSSGEFMDSGNYPPPRSPSSCSTVSELSIQDSASLAAASSSDTHSHISPSPKRKKKPLPPGTTIDRFVIITSRLEKELTDEKIAQFIYATNSSFCLTENPHFINMVHSLRPGYSPPSRADVAGKLLDQVYDREMEQCATALEGKIVNLSIDGWSNVHNDPIVCACITEEGKVLHKQLIRQEMHTQQNTYKKWQ from the exons atggcagcaggccgtaaaagagacccagtttgggaatattttaatgaagctccttcgcctatcggtaaggcaggcatgcgtgcaaaatgcaaacgatgcaacaaagagatgcaaggcctggtggcgcgaatgaggcaacatcatgagaagtgcagtgatgaagatgaccaaagaaacacttctgaacaggcaggatcttcag gggaattcatggattctggaaactatccacctccaagatcaccatcatcctgttctacagtttcagagttatccatccaggatagtgcttcattagcagcagcatcatcatcagacacccacagccacatatcaccatcaccgaaaaggaagaaaaaacctttacctcctggaaccaccatagataggtttgtgataataactagcagattagaaaaagagttgactgatgaaaaaattgcccagtttatttatgcaacgaactcttctttctgtctgactgagaacccacatttcattaatatggttcactcactgagaccaggatacagtccacccagcagagctgatgttgcagggaaactgctggatcaagtgtatgacagagaaatggagcaatgtgcaacagctctggagggtaaaattgttaacctaagtattgatgggtggagtaatgtccacaatgatcctattgtatgtgcttgtataacagaagaaggtaaagtcttgcacaaacaactgatacgtcaggaaatgcacacacagcagaatacttacaagaagtggcagtaa